In the genome of Leptotrichia sp. HSP-536, the window CTGCGAAACTAAATTCAATTTACAATCAGTTAAAATCAGCTACACCTAAAATTACTAATAAACAAATTGGAATTTATTTTGCAAATATCGGAGAAGGCCCTTTATCTGAAAAGTATTTAAAAAAATCTATAAGTGAAGATAAAGATAACGAATCAAAAGTTATTTTAGGGCAAGTTTATGCAGGACAAGGTAAAAAAGCTGAAGCTGTTAAAATTTTACAAGAAGCTGTAAACAATAAAGTAAATGGAGCATCAGAAATTTTAAAAGAAGTTGAAGCAATGAAATAATAAATTTTAAAAAGTAAAAATCTAATATAATTAGGCAATTATTCTCCTACTTTAAAATGTTGCGGGATATTGCCTATTTTTTTTAAAAATCTAATTTTACATAAAGGACGTGAGAACAATAAAAATACAAAAAAAATTATTGATATTAAGCTTGATTCTAAGTAGTTTGACATTAAATGCGACAAAAAAAGTCTCAACATACAGTATTACTAAAAAATCTATTAATACAAACATTAAAAATACCGTAAATAGCAGCAATATAAATGAAACACATAATCAAAACAGCAAAGAAAATAATGAAATTATTATTCCCAAAGGACTAAAACCTGGAGATACCATCGGATTAATTGCACCTGCAAATTATGCTAACGAAAACAGTGCCGCAGAAGTTGAATATTTAAAAAGTCGTGGATTCAATGTCGTTTATGGTCAATCATACTATTCTAAATGGTATGGATTCGGAGGAACTGACAGCGTTAGGGCAAAAGATATAAATGACATGTTTGAAAATCCAAATATTAATGCAATTTTTGCTGTGCGTGGTGGATATGGGGGAATTAGACTAGTAGATAAATTAAATTACGACATAATTAAAAAAAATCCTAAAATTATTTCAGGATTTAGCGACAATACGACATTATTACTGGCAATTAACGAAAAAACTGGACTTGTAACATTTCACGGTCCGATGGCAGATAATTTGAAAAATATTCCGCCTATTACTGAAAATTCTTTTAACAAGACATTTATGAGTAATCAGCCATACAACCTGCTAGAATTTGAAAATACATATTCAATTATGAAAAATGGGCGTGGAAATGGAAAAATTACTGGTGGAAATCTATCACTAATAGTCGCAACTCTTGGAACAGACCATGAAATCAATACGGATGGAAAAATATTATTTATTGAAGAAGTGAACGAACCAAGCTATCGTGTAGACAGAATGTTACAGCAGTTAAAATTGGCAGGAAAATTTGACAAGTTACAAGGAATTATCATAGGAAATTTTAGAAATCCAAAACAGTCTGATCCAACAGATATGACTATTGATGAAGTTTTTTATGATGTTTTTGGAAAATTAAACATTCCGATTATAAAAGATTTCAAATCAGGACACGTAAGACCGTTTATTGCAGTGCCAATTGGAGCAAATGCAACAATGGATACTTATAAAAAACAGATTATAATTGAAAAATCTACAAAATAAACTTTTTATTTATATATTTTTGAAATAATTTGAAAAAAGACTTGTTTTTACAGAGATTTAGGAGTAAAATATAGTAGAGAGAAGGGTAAATAAGAAAAATAAAAAATGAAGAAAAAGTTGTGTATGAATATTTATTGGGAAATTAAATGATAATGTAAAACTTTGGGAAAGAGATGGTTTTTGGCCATCTCTTTTGATTATTATAATTTATTATTTTCGTATTAAAGAAAATATCTATAATTTTCCATATTTTTTCTTTTCTAGTACTCTATCCAAAATTACAATCGCCGTAGCCGCCTCCAACACTGGCACAACTCTTGGCACTATTATTGGGTCATGTCTTCCATGAACTTCCAAAATATCATTTTGTTTCGTTTCAAGGTTCACCGTTTTTTGTGCTTTTTCAATCGAAGCTGTCGGCTTTATTGCTACTTTGAATGAAATTGGCATTCCAGTCGTTATTCCGCCTATAATTCCTCCATTATTATTTGTAAATGATTTTATATTTCCATTTTCATCAAAAAACATTTCATCATTTGCCTCGTATCCCGTCATTTTCGTAATCCCAAAACCTGCTCCAAATTCTATTCCCTTTGTAGCTGGCACCGAAAAAATCATTCTTGAAAGCTCGCTTTCCATTGATTCAAAATATGGATCTCCTATTCCCGCAGGAAGTCCTGTAACCATAAGTTCCACAATTCCACCAAGTGAATCCTTTTCTTTACTAGTTTTTTCCACAGCCTTCTCAATTTTTTCCACAATTTCCTCATTCAAGACAGGCAAAGTCATATTTCTCAATTTCTCAATATTTTCCTCTGTAATATCACTTTCCACAAAGTCCCTGTCTTCAATATCCTTTACTGATTTGATATGTGCTGCAATTAAAATTCCTTGCTCCTTCAAAATCTGTTTTGCAATCGCTCCAGCAAATACCAGCGAAGCTGTTATCCTTCCAGAAAAATGTCCACTTCCACGAATATCATTAAATCCGTTATACCGGTTAAATCCGCTCCAATCTGCATGTCCTGGTCTTGGCTTTCTTTTCAATTCACTGTAATCCTTTGAACGCTGATTTGAATTTCTAATAATCATTGCAAGTGGCGTTCCAGTCGTCTTTCCATCAAAAAATCCACTTAAAATCTCAAATTCATCTTTTTCCACTCTAGGCGTTGTCAATTTAGACCTTCCTGGCGCTCTTCTTCTCATTTCCTGTGAGATAAATTCCAAATCTAGTTTTGTTCCTGCGGGAATTCCGTCAATATTTATTCCTAATGCGCTACCATGTGATTCACCAAAAATTGAAATTTTATAGTTTTTTCCAAAATTTGCTGCCATTTCTTTACTCCTCCTATTCTATGAAAATTATAAAAAAATGATTTTTATTTTTTTACCAATTTTTCTTTATTATATCAAAAAAATTTTACAATACTTTAAAAATTTAATTTTTCACTTTACATCCATTTTTACTAATATCAATCTTTATTTACAACTTTTAAAATTAAAAGCTCTATTTTTCAGCTTTTATTAAATCATTATAATTTTTAACTTTTTTCTTGTCTTCTTTTGAAAGTAAATTATATAATTTACGAATCATTTCCACATATGATTTTTTCGTATATGTCTCCCCTGTACGTTTGTTTAATACTATTTTTTCAGCATTTGGAATATCACTTATTAATTTACTCACAACATCATATGGTTTCCAATTCTCGATGTAAGTATCACTTTTTCTGGCAACTGATTGAATCATTTTCTGGAGAACGTGCCGGTGCACCATTATTCTGAAATTCTTTATTATAGTTATTAGACCATTGAGAGCCTAAAATTGCTACACCTGCAAAAAAATTATCTCTTTGTGCCGCCATATTCAAAAGAAGCATACCACCCATAGATTGTCCAGTCCCATAAATACGGCTTTCATTAATATACCCTTTATATTCCTTCAAAACAGAATCTAGAAGTTCCCAAATAGCTGTATTTGCTTCACTTGAAGAAACAACATCATTTGTAGAACGACGACTTTCTTCAACTTGTGGAACAATAATTATTGCTGGATTTTTATCTTGAAGTTCTTTACTTGCCATTTTTGCAGCCGCTTTTGTAGAAGTAAGCGAAGCCATTGGGTCAGTATCATTCGCACCTGCATGTTCCATATGCAGAATAACCGAAATATTTCCTTTATTTTTTTCTAAAACTTCTGTATTTGGAACATAAATTGCATAAGGCATTTCAAAGTCCTCATATTTTCCAGTATATTCACTATATGCCTTAGTAGCTTTAAATCCTCCATTTCCAATATAATGTATTTTCCATCCGCTATTTTTATCAAATTCCGGCAAGATAATTTTATTTTTATCTGCTGTAATTACTGTTTTTGTAACAGTTTCTCCTGTTGGTCTTGTCTGCGTTTCTTCTGATAAAGTATAATTTGAAACTTCTTTTGTTCCTGCAGTAATTTTTCCATTTTTCCCAGTAATTTCCCCTATCTGTTTTACACCGGCCATCATTGTGCTCGTATAGGATAAATTCTGTCCCATAAGCATATATGCTGTATTCACTTCAATAATAACATATTTTCCTTCTTTAATACCTCCATTTTTAGAGAT includes:
- the aroC gene encoding chorismate synthase, giving the protein MAANFGKNYKISIFGESHGSALGINIDGIPAGTKLDLEFISQEMRRRAPGRSKLTTPRVEKDEFEILSGFFDGKTTGTPLAMIIRNSNQRSKDYSELKRKPRPGHADWSGFNRYNGFNDIRGSGHFSGRITASLVFAGAIAKQILKEQGILIAAHIKSVKDIEDRDFVESDITEENIEKLRNMTLPVLNEEIVEKIEKAVEKTSKEKDSLGGIVELMVTGLPAGIGDPYFESMESELSRMIFSVPATKGIEFGAGFGITKMTGYEANDEMFFDENGNIKSFTNNNGGIIGGITTGMPISFKVAIKPTASIEKAQKTVNLETKQNDILEVHGRHDPIIVPRVVPVLEAATAIVILDRVLEKKKYGKL
- a CDS encoding S66 peptidase family protein is translated as MILSSLTLNATKKVSTYSITKKSINTNIKNTVNSSNINETHNQNSKENNEIIIPKGLKPGDTIGLIAPANYANENSAAEVEYLKSRGFNVVYGQSYYSKWYGFGGTDSVRAKDINDMFENPNINAIFAVRGGYGGIRLVDKLNYDIIKKNPKIISGFSDNTTLLLAINEKTGLVTFHGPMADNLKNIPPITENSFNKTFMSNQPYNLLEFENTYSIMKNGRGNGKITGGNLSLIVATLGTDHEINTDGKILFIEEVNEPSYRVDRMLQQLKLAGKFDKLQGIIIGNFRNPKQSDPTDMTIDEVFYDVFGKLNIPIIKDFKSGHVRPFIAVPIGANATMDTYKKQIIIEKSTK